CGGGGCCTGCGCACCGGCGAGCTGCTGCGCACGGTGCTGGACGGCGCCCGGGTGCCCATCGTCGTCGACGCCGGTCTCGGGGTGCCCAGTGACGCCGCCCAGGCCATGGAAGCCGGAGCGGACGCCGTGCTGGTCAACACCGCCATTGCCGAGGCGCGTGATCCGGTAGCCATGGCCCGCGCTTTTGCGCTGGGGGTGCAGGCGGGCAGGCTGGGGTATCTGGCCGGGCGCATGGCCGAGCGCGACCACGCCAGCCCGAGCAGCCCTGCGGCTGGGGTGCCCCGTCTGCCCGACCCGGAAGTGCCCGACCTTGTGCCCCCGGTGGACGCCCGCGCATGAGCGTCATCGTGGTGGGAGGTGGGCTGATCGGCTCGGCCGTCGCCTTCACCCTGCGGGACGCCGGTCTGGAGGTCGAAGTGCTGGATGCCGACCTGCCCGGCGCAGCCTGGCGCGCGGCAGCGGGTCTGCTCACGCCGCACGGGGAACGCCTGCATGGCACGCCGCTGCACGCGGACGCCCTGGAAAGTCTGTCCCTGTGGCCGGATTTTGCCCGGAGTCTTGAAGCGTACGGCGGCCAGAGCGTCCATTTTCGACCCGGAGTGCTGCATATCGGCCGGGGCCAGGGTGGGCAGGAGTCTGAGCCTGCGCACCAGTCTGTTCCGGAAGAGGGCTCCCTCCATCCGCCCAGCGTGGTGCGCGCCGCGCTGGCGGGGGTGAAGGTCACGCGCGCCCGCGTCCTGGCCCTGCGCCCGGATACGCGTGGAGTGCGCCTCCAGACTGAAGCCGGTGAACGCCGCGCTTCCCTGGTCGTGCTCGCTACCGGTGCCTGGAGTGGTGCCTTCGGCCTGCCGGTCCGGGCTGAGCAGGGTCAGGCCCTGCTGCTTCAGGGGGCGAGCGACCATCCCGCCCAGTACGGCACCCGGCGCCGGGGCCGCGGACTGCATGGCTACGCCCTGGGCCGCCCGGACGGGCTGTACGTGGGGGCGACCGCCCGCGGGTCTGCCATGCAGCCGGACCGTTGGGCCCTGCGCTGGCTGGGTCATATGGCGCGGACGACGGTGCCTGCTCACGCGGACCGGCCGGTGCAGGCTGAGCTGATGGGCCTGCGACCCATCACGCCGGACGGACTGCCCCTGATCGCTCCGCACCCTGCGCTTCCTCACGTCGTGGTCGCCACCGGGCACGGTCGCCACGGCGCGCTGCTCGCCCCGCTGACGGCCCGCCGGGTGCTGGCGCTGGTCCGGCAGACCCTCCGGGAGGCTGCATGACTCCCCTGCCGGTCGCGCTGACCATCGCCGGTTCTGATTCCGGGGGAGGCGCGGGCATTCAGGCTGACCTCAAGACCTTCGAGGCACACGGCGTGTACGGCACCAGCGCCCTGACCCTCATCACGGCGCAGAACACCCTGGGGGTGCAGGCGGTGCAGGCCCTGAGCCCCGAACTGGTCACCGCGCAGATTGAATCGGTCCTGGCCGATTTTCCAGTAGCAGCAGTCAAAACCGGGGCACTGGGCAATGCCGAAGTGGTGCGGGCCGTGGCTGGCGCGTTACGGGGTCGCCAGCTTCCCCTGGTGGTGGACCCGGTGCTGCTGGCCAAGAGTGGGGACACCCTGCTGGATGTCCAGGCAGTGCAGGTCCTGGTCGAGGAACTCCTGCCGCTGGCGACGCTGGTCACGCCAAACCTACCGGAAGCCACGGTGCTGTTCGGCCCGGAACTGCCCACGCACCTTCCGCTGCTGCTCAAAGGGGGGCATAGTGAAGGCGAGACCGTGATTGACGAACTTCGCACGCCTCAGGCCCAGTTGCGGCTAGAAGCACCTCGGCAGCACACCCCGCATACCCACGGAACCGGCTGCACGCTCTCGGCCGCCATCACGGCCAATCTGGCACGCGGCCTTCCACTGCTCGTCGCGGTCAGCGAGGCACACGCCTACGTACAGGCGGCCATACGCGCCGCGCCGGGACTAGGTTCTGGTCACGGGCCGCTGGGACACGCGCACGCCTGCAAGGGTGAGCTGCGCCGCCCGGAGGTCCGGCTGCCTTTGTAACCGTAACCCCGTGCTCCTTTGTGGCTTCGGGGTACACTGAACCTAACGCCCGTTAGGCAACCCGTGTCTACCCTGGAGGAGTCCACATGTCGCAGACCCTGCCCCCCAACGAAACGGCCGAGCAGCACGCCGCCTTCAACGCCCGCATCGCCCGCGGCGAGAAGATCGAACCCGGCGACTGGATGCCGGCCGAATACCGCCGCCAGCTGATCCGCATGATCTCGCAGCACGCCCACTCGGAAGTGGTCGGCATGCTCCCCGAAGGTGAATGGATCACCCGCGCGCCCACCCTGAAGCGAAAGACCATCCTGATCGCCAAGGTGCAGGACGAAGCCGGGCACGGCCAGTACCTGTATCACGCCGCCGAGACCCTGGGCGCCACCCGTGAGGAGATGCTGGACGCCCTGCTCAGCGGCAAGGCCAAGTACAGCAGCATCTTCAACTACCCGACCTACACCTGGGCGGACGTCGGCATGATCGGCTGGCTGGTCGACGGCGCGGCCATCAAGAACCAGACCATGCTGGCAGGTTGCTCCTACGGCCCCTACAGCCGCGCGATGGTGCGTATCTGCTCCGAGGAAACCTTTCACCACAAGCAGGGCAAGGAAATGATCGTGGCCTACGCCCAGGGCACGCCCGAGCAGAGGCAGATGGCTCAGGACGCCCTGAACCGCTGGTGGTGGCCCTCCATGATGATGCTCGGGCCGCACGACGCCGACAGTCCCAACAGCGGGGCGCTCTCCGGCTGGGGCATCAAGCTCAAGAGCAACGACGAGGTCCGCCAGGAGTTCATCAACGAGCACGTGCCTGAACTGCTCGAAGCTGGCCTGACCATCCCTGACCCAGACCTGCATCAGGACGAGCAGGGCAACTGGAAGCACGGCCCGATCAACTGGGACGAGTTCTGGGCCGTGATCAAGGGTCAGCAGGGTCTGAACAAGGAGCGGCTTGGTGCCCGCCAGCATGCCCACGAGGACGGCGCCTGGGTGCGTGAGGCGATGCAGGCTTACGCTGCGCGTGGGCTGGGGCAGGCCGCCGACTGATGACGGCAGCTTCAACCGACACCCAGTGGCAGCGCTGGGAGGTCTTCAAGCAGGATGCGCCGGGCCGGCCCTATCAGGCTGTGGGAAGCGTGCATGCCGGCGACCCGGAGCATGCCCTGCTGACTGCCCGCAACGTGTTTGTGCGCCGCCCGGCCGCCATCAGCCTCTGGACTGTGCGCGAGACTGACCTGCTGACTGCGACCCCTGAGGAACTGGACACCCAGCCTGATCTGCTGGCCACGCCCGGGGAGGTCAGCACCTATCACGTGGGCATCAAGCGCACCAACAAGCGCTCCATGACCTTCGTGGATCTGGCCGGCACGGTGGACGCATCGGGACCCGGCGACGCCCTGAGGCAGGCCAGGTTGATGTACCCCGACGCCCTGGCGTGGCTGGTCTTTCCAGAAACGGCAGCGGTCCGGACCGACGACGATCCGGGAACCATCGAGAGCTGGTTTGCGCCCGCCAGGGAAAAGACGTACAAGCAGCAGCAGTATTACGGCGTGATCGGCCGGCATGTGGGCGAACTCAAGCGTGAGGGCCTGGTGCCAGGACGCGCCCCAGGGGAAGTGAAGCCATGACCGCGACCCAGCCCGACACCCTAAACCTGACTCCGGAACTGCGTGAAGCGCTGATCCATAAGCTCACCGCGCTCGCCGACGACGAGATCATCCTGGCGCACCGCGACAGTGAATGGACCGGCCACGCGCCGATCCTCGAAGAGGACATCGCGCTGGCCAACATCGCGCAGGATGAGCTGGGGCACGCGACCCTGTTTTTGGACCTGCGCCGTGAACTCGACGGCAGTGACGCCGATCAGCTGGCGTACTTCCGGGACGCACCGGACTACCGCTGTGTCCGCCTGGTCGAGTTTCCCAGGGGCGACTGGGCCCTGACCATGCTGCGTCAGTTTCTGTTTGACGCCTACGAGGCGCTGTGGCTCGATGAAGCCCGCTCCAGTGCCTACGCTCCTCTCGCAGAGGTCGCGGCCAAGGCAGTCCGCGAGGAGAAATTTCACCTGCAGCACAGTGCACTGTGGGTCGAGCGTCTGGCTCTGGGCACCGACGAGAGCCGGCGGCGCACCCAGAACGCCCTGAACAAGTTGTGGCCGCATGTTGGTCAGCTGTTCGAACCCCTCCCCGACGAGGCCGAACTCGCCACAGCCGGCATCGTGCCGGAACTGGGCGGCGTCCGCGCCCGCTGGGAAGGCGTCGTGCTTTCCCACCTGAAGGAGAAGTGCGGTCTGGAACTGCCTGCTGTCACGGACACCGCCCAGGCTGGCCGTGAGGTCCATACCGAACATCTGGTCCCCCTGCTTGCTGAGATGCAGGTGGTAGCCCGCGCCCACCCGAACGCCGAGGTCTGGTAACCCTATGACCGCTCCGCATGTCACGCCCGGACAGGTCTGGGCCGCGCTTGCGGCTGTGCCGGATCCGGAAATTCCGGTGGTCTCCGTCACCGACATGGGCATGGTGCGTGACGTAACCGTCGAGCACGACCGCGTTACGGTGACCTTCACACCCACCTTCAGCGGCTGCCCGGCACTGCACGTCATCCGTGAGAGCATCGGGGACGCGGTGCGCGCCCTGGGCGTGCAGGACGTGGAGGTCCGCAGCACCCTCACGCCTCCCTGGACCACCGACTGGATCAAAGAGGATGCCCGTGAACGCCTGCGCGAGTACGGCATCGCGCCTCCCGCGCCGGCAGGGGAGGGCGTCCTGATCACCCTGGACCCCGAACCCACCCGCTGTCCCCGCTGCGGCTCTTTGAATGTCCGCATGACGGGAAGCTTCGGGCCGACCCTGTGTAAACGCCTGTACGTGTGTGACGCCTGCAAGGAGCCGTTCGAGGGCTTCAAGAGCGTCTGAGCAGTGCAGGTGCGTTTTTTGCGTGATGGGCCTCTGATACAGGGCCCTTTTTTCAAGGAGCTTCCATGACGATCCTTTCCACTGACCTTCTCCGCCCTGCTTCCTACGTGTACGGCACCTGGCACACCAATGCCGACGGCCAGACGCTGGTCGACCCGGTGTACGGCCGTCCGGTGGCCGTGATTTCCAGCGAGGGTGTGGATTTCGCCCAGGCGCTGCGTTACGCGCGCGAGGTGGGCGGACCGGCCATCCGCAAGCAGACCATGCACACGCGGGCGCGGGCCTTGCGGGCGCTGGCCACCTACCTCATGGAGCGCAAGGAGGATTACTACACCCTGAACCTGCTAACCGGCGCGACCCGCCGTGACGGCTGGGTGGATATCGAGGGCGGGATCGGGACGCTGTTCAGCTACGCCAGCATGGCCCGGCGTGAACTGCCCGACGAGCGCTTCCTGCCGGAGGGCAAGGTCGAACAGCTCGGCAAGGGCGGTACGTTTGTCGCGCGGCACATTCTGGTGCCGCGCGAGGGCGTGTCGGTGCAGATCAACGCGTATAACTTCCCGGTGTGGGGCATGCTGGAAAAGCTTGCGCCGGCCTTCCTGGGCGGCATGCCCAGCCTGGTCAAGCCTGCGCCCCAGACCGCCTACCTGACCGAGCGCGTGGTGCGCGACATCATCGCCTCGGGTCTGCTGCCCGAAGGCAGCCTGCAACTGGTGACCGGAGACCCTGGCGACCTGCTGGACCACGTCGAGGAGCAGGACATCGTGGCGTTCACCGGGTCGGCGGCGACCGCCCAGAAGCTGCGGGTGCATCCGAATATCGTGGCGCGCAACGTGCCGTTCAATACCGAGGCAGACAGTCTGAATGCCAGCGTGCTGGGCCTGAGCGTTCGCCCCGAGGACCCGGAGTTTACGCTGTTCGTCAAGGAAGTCGCCCGCGAGATGACCGGCAAGGCGGGGCAGAAGTGCACGGCCATTCGCCGGCCGCTGGTGCCGCGTCACATGGTGGAGCCGGTCATCGCGGCCCTGCAGCAGGAGCTGTCCAAGGTCACGCTGGGTGACCCGTCCCGTGACGACGTGCGCATGGGCGCCCTGGTCAGCACGGACCAGCGCGAGCGTGTGCGCGAGACCCTGCAGGCCCTGCAGAAAGAGGCCCGTGTCGTGATCGGCGGCGAGCGGGACCTGCTGGGCGGGGACCGTGAGAAAGGAGCGTTCCTGGACCCGACCCTGCTGCTGTGCGAGTCGCCGCTGACGGCCACCGCGCCGCACGAGCTGGAAGCCTTCGGGCCGGTCGCCACGCTGATGCCGTACGACACGTTGGAGGAAGCCGCGCTCCTGACCCGTATGGGCCGGGGATCGCTGGTCGCCAGCATCGTGACGCACGACCGCACTGAAGCCACCGAACTCGTGATGGGCATGGCCAGCGCGCACGGCCGCCTGCTGATCCTGAACCGCGACAACGCCAAGGAGAGCACCGGGCACGGCAGCCCCCTGCCGCAGCTCAAGCACGGCGGGCCGGGCCGGGCGGGCAGCGGCGAGGAACTGGCGGGGGTGGCAGGCATCAAGCACCACATGAACAAGGTGGCCATTCAGGCCGACCCGACCACCCTGGCTGCCATCACCCGCGAGTATGTGCCGGGCGGCGAGGTGCGCGAGGATGGGGTGCACCCCTTCCGCAAGTCTTTCGATGAAATTCAGGTGGGTGACAGCCTGCTCACGCACCGTCGGACGGTCACGGAAGCCGACATCGTGAACTTCGCCAATGTTTCCGGGGACCACTTTTACGCCCACGTAGACGAGATCGGCGCGAAGGAAGGGATTTTCGGCCGACGTGTGGCGCACGGGTACTTCCTGCTCAGTGCGGCAGCCGGACAGTTCGTGAGTGCCGCGCCGGGCCCGGTGCTGGCGAATTACGGGCTGGAAGGACTGCGTTTCGTGGAACCGGTCGGCATTGGCGACACCATCCGCACGCGCCTGACCTGCAAGCGCAAGATCCGCAAGGACCTGCGCCCCGGCGAGACCCGCCCGACGGGAGTGGTGGAGTGGCACGCCCAGATCACCAACCAGCATGATGCCCTGGTCGCCACCTACGACATCCTGACCCTGGTGGAGCGCGCCCGCGACGCGTTTGATCCGCAGTTCGAGCCTCTGGACGAAGAAGGTGCCGCTCAGGCCTGAGGGCTTCGAGAGTGGTCACGGACGCCCAGGCCGGGCGTCCGTTTTGTTTGTCGGCAGCTATTTCACAGGCCGAAATTCTCTAAAGAAGAGCCTTACCTCACCTGATGAGAAGCGTGCAGCAGGCAGGATAGGTTGTCCCTGGATGGTCCACGCAACCGACCTGCAGCCCGCGCATCAGAGGATGCAGGGACTGGTTGACGCTGAGACCGGGCCACACAGCACCGGAGTCAGACAGCCCCGATGACCGGTCCGGGTGGTTCAGGAGGGTTCATGAACTTGACAGACCTGATGCAGACGTATTTCGGGGACGCGGCCACAGAACAGCTGGGCCGCGCCGCTGGTCTTGAGCTGCTTGCCGCGCAGCGGGCCCTGGGCGTGGGACTGCCCCTGACCCTGGATGCCCTGGCAGATCACGCGGCAACCCCACCGGGCCAGGCGCATATCGCAGAGGCCATCGACAATCTGCCGCGCTTCGGCAGTGTGCAGGAGGCACTTGCTGAGGCAGATGGGGCGGCCAATCTGCAACAGGCTGGAGAGTTTCTGAGCCCGGTGCTTCTGGGTGGACAGGACGAGAAGATCGTCGCGGCAGCTGCCGCCTCAGCGGGCCCTGGAGCAGCACCTGACCGAGTTCGGCGCCTGCTTCAGATGACCCTGCCCCTGCTGGTGAGTTTTCTGGCCCAGCGGGGCCTGAGCAGCACAAACATGGGCGTGCTGCGTGATTTGCACGGCGGTGTGCCCGGGGCAGCTGGGGTTGACCCAGGACCCGCGGCCCAGGCCAGGACAGAGCTACAGGCAGCCAGTGACCGGACTGCTGATGCCTCGGGTGCCAGAGTTTCAGGTACAGGCGCTTCAGCCGCCACTGCCCTGGGCACCAGTGACCTCCTGGACCAGATGAAAGCCCAGTTCAGTGGCCAGTATGCCGAGCGGATCGGGACCGCGGCAGGGTTTGGAAACGGCGCACAGCGGGCCACACTGGCCACCCTGCCGGTGGTGCTGAATGCTCTGGTCAACAAGGGCCGGACCGAAGCTGGGGCCGCCGACCTGATGGCCCAGGCCCGCAGCTACCAGCATCTGACGGATTCGGGCGGGAACCTCAACCTGTCCCTGCTGGACGATCCAGCTGAAATGGGCCGCCTGGAAGGACAGGGGCGCGGGCAACTGGCAGGTCTGTTTGGCAATGTCAATGAAGTGACTGGCCGTCTGGGCACGGCGCTGGGCGGAAGTGGCACCAATGCGGGGCGGTTGCTGTCGCTGGTGACGCCGTTCGCGTTGTCGGTGCTGGGCAGCCGGGCGCAGGCGGCCGGTCTGAACGCTGGGGGGCTTAGTGCCCTGCTG
The window above is part of the Deinococcus malanensis genome. Proteins encoded here:
- a CDS encoding NAD(P)/FAD-dependent oxidoreductase, whose translation is MSVIVVGGGLIGSAVAFTLRDAGLEVEVLDADLPGAAWRAAAGLLTPHGERLHGTPLHADALESLSLWPDFARSLEAYGGQSVHFRPGVLHIGRGQGGQESEPAHQSVPEEGSLHPPSVVRAALAGVKVTRARVLALRPDTRGVRLQTEAGERRASLVVLATGAWSGAFGLPVRAEQGQALLLQGASDHPAQYGTRRRGRGLHGYALGRPDGLYVGATARGSAMQPDRWALRWLGHMARTTVPAHADRPVQAELMGLRPITPDGLPLIAPHPALPHVVVATGHGRHGALLAPLTARRVLALVRQTLREAA
- the thiD gene encoding bifunctional hydroxymethylpyrimidine kinase/phosphomethylpyrimidine kinase, which translates into the protein MTPLPVALTIAGSDSGGGAGIQADLKTFEAHGVYGTSALTLITAQNTLGVQAVQALSPELVTAQIESVLADFPVAAVKTGALGNAEVVRAVAGALRGRQLPLVVDPVLLAKSGDTLLDVQAVQVLVEELLPLATLVTPNLPEATVLFGPELPTHLPLLLKGGHSEGETVIDELRTPQAQLRLEAPRQHTPHTHGTGCTLSAAITANLARGLPLLVAVSEAHAYVQAAIRAAPGLGSGHGPLGHAHACKGELRRPEVRLPL
- the paaA gene encoding 1,2-phenylacetyl-CoA epoxidase subunit PaaA, whose translation is MSQTLPPNETAEQHAAFNARIARGEKIEPGDWMPAEYRRQLIRMISQHAHSEVVGMLPEGEWITRAPTLKRKTILIAKVQDEAGHGQYLYHAAETLGATREEMLDALLSGKAKYSSIFNYPTYTWADVGMIGWLVDGAAIKNQTMLAGCSYGPYSRAMVRICSEETFHHKQGKEMIVAYAQGTPEQRQMAQDALNRWWWPSMMMLGPHDADSPNSGALSGWGIKLKSNDEVRQEFINEHVPELLEAGLTIPDPDLHQDEQGNWKHGPINWDEFWAVIKGQQGLNKERLGARQHAHEDGAWVREAMQAYAARGLGQAAD
- a CDS encoding phenylacetic acid degradation protein, whose translation is MTAASTDTQWQRWEVFKQDAPGRPYQAVGSVHAGDPEHALLTARNVFVRRPAAISLWTVRETDLLTATPEELDTQPDLLATPGEVSTYHVGIKRTNKRSMTFVDLAGTVDASGPGDALRQARLMYPDALAWLVFPETAAVRTDDDPGTIESWFAPAREKTYKQQQYYGVIGRHVGELKREGLVPGRAPGEVKP
- the paaC gene encoding 1,2-phenylacetyl-CoA epoxidase subunit PaaC, which gives rise to MTATQPDTLNLTPELREALIHKLTALADDEIILAHRDSEWTGHAPILEEDIALANIAQDELGHATLFLDLRRELDGSDADQLAYFRDAPDYRCVRLVEFPRGDWALTMLRQFLFDAYEALWLDEARSSAYAPLAEVAAKAVREEKFHLQHSALWVERLALGTDESRRRTQNALNKLWPHVGQLFEPLPDEAELATAGIVPELGGVRARWEGVVLSHLKEKCGLELPAVTDTAQAGREVHTEHLVPLLAEMQVVARAHPNAEVW
- the paaD gene encoding 1,2-phenylacetyl-CoA epoxidase subunit PaaD; the protein is MTAPHVTPGQVWAALAAVPDPEIPVVSVTDMGMVRDVTVEHDRVTVTFTPTFSGCPALHVIRESIGDAVRALGVQDVEVRSTLTPPWTTDWIKEDARERLREYGIAPPAPAGEGVLITLDPEPTRCPRCGSLNVRMTGSFGPTLCKRLYVCDACKEPFEGFKSV
- the paaZ gene encoding phenylacetic acid degradation bifunctional protein PaaZ, which gives rise to MTILSTDLLRPASYVYGTWHTNADGQTLVDPVYGRPVAVISSEGVDFAQALRYAREVGGPAIRKQTMHTRARALRALATYLMERKEDYYTLNLLTGATRRDGWVDIEGGIGTLFSYASMARRELPDERFLPEGKVEQLGKGGTFVARHILVPREGVSVQINAYNFPVWGMLEKLAPAFLGGMPSLVKPAPQTAYLTERVVRDIIASGLLPEGSLQLVTGDPGDLLDHVEEQDIVAFTGSAATAQKLRVHPNIVARNVPFNTEADSLNASVLGLSVRPEDPEFTLFVKEVAREMTGKAGQKCTAIRRPLVPRHMVEPVIAALQQELSKVTLGDPSRDDVRMGALVSTDQRERVRETLQALQKEARVVIGGERDLLGGDREKGAFLDPTLLLCESPLTATAPHELEAFGPVATLMPYDTLEEAALLTRMGRGSLVASIVTHDRTEATELVMGMASAHGRLLILNRDNAKESTGHGSPLPQLKHGGPGRAGSGEELAGVAGIKHHMNKVAIQADPTTLAAITREYVPGGEVREDGVHPFRKSFDEIQVGDSLLTHRRTVTEADIVNFANVSGDHFYAHVDEIGAKEGIFGRRVAHGYFLLSAAAGQFVSAAPGPVLANYGLEGLRFVEPVGIGDTIRTRLTCKRKIRKDLRPGETRPTGVVEWHAQITNQHDALVATYDILTLVERARDAFDPQFEPLDEEGAAQA